One Bactrocera neohumeralis isolate Rockhampton unplaced genomic scaffold, APGP_CSIRO_Bneo_wtdbg2-racon-allhic-juicebox.fasta_v2 ctg1245, whole genome shotgun sequence genomic region harbors:
- the LOC126766447 gene encoding uncharacterized protein LOC126766447: protein MRTKGIPVSGPMLQEKAKGFAARFGILDFNCSASWISRFKVRHNIVAGKIVGESSSVDQNSTTSCLISVWPNLRRQFSDDEIFKADETGLFYKLMPDKTLKFKGENCSAGFIESHDGLPIQISEHEFYEEDDIPLSLWSRNLNSDSLAAPEMWEDYVDVDSALLTSEEPTDENIVQNISAKKQLESDGEEEVEEEPLPTAEEALNAAELLSRFVHSNIENDNLTIAMSFIHNSIRDCFYNKMKKQKQTKITDYLQ, encoded by the exons ATGAGAACCAAAGGAATACCTGTCAGCGGCCCTATGCTACAGGAAAAGGCAAAAGGTTTTGCCGCGCGTTTTGGTATTCTCGACTTCAATTGTTCTGCAAGCTGGATCAGTCGTTTTAAAGTTCGACATAACATTGTGGCGGGAAAAATTGTCGGTGAATCTTCGTCTGTTGATCAAAATTCAACAACAAGCTGTTTGATATCTGTGTGGCCGAATTTACGAAGACAATTTTCTGATGATGAGATATTTAAAGCTGATGAAACTggacttttttataaattaatgccggataaaactttaaaatttaaaggtgAAAATTGTAGTGCAG GATTCATTGAAAGCCACGACGGTTTACCTATTCAAATATCAGAACATGAATTCTATGAAGAAGATGACATTCCTTTATCTTTGTGGTCACGAAACCTAAATTCAGATTCTTTAGCAGCACCGGAAATGTGGGAAGATTATGTTGACGTCGATAGCGCTCTACTCACATCCGAAGAACCCACCGATGAAAATATCGTACAGAACATTAGTGCTAAGAAACAACTCGAAAGTGATGGGGAAGAGGAAGTCGAGGAAGAACCATTACCTACCGCAGAAGAGGCATTAAATGCTGCAGAATTATTATCACGATTTGTTCACAGCaatattgaaaatgataatTTGACCATAGCTATGTCTTTTATACACAATAGTATTAGAGActgtttttacaataaaatgaaaaaacaaaagcagacaAAAATTACAGATTACTTACAGTAA